CATCGCCACCACCGTACACCGCCGGTTATAGGTAAGCCAACCActaactttaatttttttttagattatataactcaatttgtttatttaaattattgtcTGAAATTTTAGACTTCGTATTTCGTATTGTTATTGACTATCCTATTTTTCTTCACTTTGCCTGAATATATATGGTCTAGCTCATATTGAATTTTGGGTTTTGTGTgtacgtgtatatatatttgtgtgtgtgtgtgtgtgtgtttgttggGCTTAATGTTCATACAAAATGGTAGTGAATAAATTATTACAGTTTGATTTTTGCTTAATTCGAATATATTTCGTTAGATTTGTGTGAATATATGTAGTTggacttgatatatatataaattatagtgaatttattacttaattatgTGTACAtgattataatttctaaaatataatataaatactaTATCATCTAAATTGACTCAACGACTTTTATTAATAATAGTTTGGCTCAAATATTAATCCAACTATAAGTTTGTATTATATAATTGTTAAAAacatattcaaacattcttgaaaaagagaaaaaaaacaaCCAATTTTTTTCTACTTATATTTttgtgcatttaaataaatatatattattatatatttggtttattattttaaaatgcaaaTTAGTTACACTTTCTTCTTGATACAATTTATcaatttctttattttaaaGTGCAAATCGGTAAATTCTATGAACAATGGCTCCAAAACTCGATATTGGTTGGGAGTTTGGTAAATCCATCGGAGGTGATAAAAAGACAATACAATGCAAACTTTGCGGAAAAATTATAACTGGTGGAATTACAAGATTAAAGCAACATATTGCTCATGTTGCTTGAAATGTTGAGTCATGCATTAACTCCAAAAGAAATATCATTGATGTTCTGGAAACATCTTCAAAATACTAAGAACGAGAGAAATTTAatcaaaaaaagaaagaaattgtTATTAATGCAATTCAACAGAGCATACATGGACTCGATAATTGCAGTGACAGTGGAGATGATGATAAATTTGATAACACCTATGAAGAAACTTTAAAAGATATGGAAAATAGGGCACTGCgaaaagaaatgaaagaaagTCGTAGAACAAGAGCATTTGAGGAAGATAAGCAAAACCGATATGATTCgggtaaataaatattttatttttatagttGATGCATATCCGATATGGTTCAAAATTAATGTATCATTttaaaaacttatttttaatGGAGTAATATAAAAATTCTGATtagattatattatttaatttcagGAAATGTTGGTGGTAGTTCATCATCACCAAGTGCAAATCCCAATTTAAGAAAACAGATGACTCGTAGCTTTAGCATACGAGAGGGAGCTCAGGTTACTATCAAAAGGGATTGATTCTTACATGTTTTCATCAAAACGAAAGAGTATAAAAAATTGGTTTGCTCCTGAAAATGTCAAAGATGTTGGGAAGGCTATTTCAAAATAGTTTATATACAATGCAATTTCATTTCATGCAGCAGATAATGGTCCATACTACCAAGCAATGATTAATACCATCGCAGATGTTGGACCTGGAGTACAAGGTCCTTCGGGACGTCAAATAGGTGGTGTTTTCCTGGAAGATGGGGTAGAAGATATCACTATATATTTGAATACATTAAAATCCAAATGGCCAAAATATGGATGTACAATAATGTGTGATGGTTGGATCACACGCAACAAGCATCCTATCATTAATTTCATGATATACTGCGATCGCAACATGATATTTCATAGTTCAGTGGATTgcacaaacaaaagaaagacaGCCGATTTTATATTATCTCTTTTGAATAatgttattgatgatattggagAAGAAAATGTTGTACATGTGGTTACAGATAGTGAAAGTGCAAACAAAGCTGCTGGACAAAAATTGATGATTGAAAAACCTCACATGTTTTGCCCACCTTGTGCTGCACACTGCATTGATCTATGCTTGAAGATATTGGTAAGATGACAAAGGTAAAGAGGTGCATTGATAAAGCAAAGCaaataacaaattttatatACAATAGTGACAAAATCGTGAACTTAATGAAAATCTACACAAATGATCGTGAATTGTTGAGACCTAGAATCACTACAAAGGTAAAGAGGTGCATTGATAAAGCATAGCaaataacaaattttatatACAATAGTGACAAAATCGTGAAATTAATGAAAATCTACACAAATGATCGTGAATTGTTGAGACCTGGAATCACTCGCTTTTCTACTGAATTTATTTCTTTAGAAAGTCTCGTCTGGTATTGTCAAGATTTGAAGAGATTGTGCACTTCAGTTGATTGGCATGAGTACAACAATACAAGCAAGAGAAGAAAAGATGTCGAAAGAATTACATCGATCATTTTGGACACAAAAGTTTGTAATTCGGTTCATGATATATGCACAGCAATGGAACCTCTCGTCAAAGTTTTGAAATTGGTTGATCAAGACAACAAGCCAACACTGTCGATTATATATGAAGCAATGGATAGAGCTAAATTATCTATAAAAGAAAGTGTGAAAGACTGGCAATTGTACTGGGATGTGATTGATAAGCGTTGGTATAATCAATTACACCAACACCTACATGCTGCAGGTAAAATTAGATtatatttacaaaaaatagATCCATTGTTGTGGTTATcgttatataattttaaatttgtgTGCTTTTAGCATATTTTCTCAATTCAATGCTCCAATATTCTGGAACCTGTGTTTACACTGATGAAGTAAGACGAGGATTGAAGACAGTAATCAAAAGACTAGAGCCCgatttaaatacacaagatgCAATGATTAATGAGGTatgatatttataatttttgtttaaaatattttatatccaGTATACTATAGTTTTTATCAAACATGTTTCACAGATTAAATTGTTTACTGAACAAATTTGAGAGTTTGGATCCCCACTTGCAAAAATGGCGGTTAAAAAAAGTCTTCCAGGTTTGAATTTCTTTATGTTTTTTCATAGATAATAAAGTTAAACAATATATATCATATGTTTCATTTTTCAACTGAATGGTGAAATGAGTATGGTGAAGAAGCTCCCCACCTAAGAAAACTTGCAATTAAAGTTCTCAGTCAAACATGTTCATCTTCTGGTTGTGAGAGAAATTGAAGCACATGGTCTTTAATACATACTAAGCTTCGCAATCGTTTGGCGATTGAAAAATTGCATAAATTGGTATATGTCCATTACAATATGCGGTTAAGAGTACGGTTAAGAGTACGAAATTTGATGCAAAAAAGTGGAGATGATGGTTACTATAGTCCTATAGATCTTGATCACATATTCAAAGatgatgatattttaaatgaatgGACTAGAGATAATAAACCCTCTGTGCTGCAAGACGATGACTTAGAATGGTTAGATCAAGGTCATGAAATATCAAATGCCCAAGAGAGCAACAAGAACAAAAACAATGAGGGCACCTCAAGATTATCAAAAGGAAAAAGAATCATATTAAATGAAAGTGATGAAACTGACAATGAAGATAAAAGTGACGACAATGATGATAGTGGTGATGGGAACAATCGGTAAAGTGGCAAAAAACATGGAGATGCTGATCAAGCATGTCAAGATGATCAATATGATACTGGCATGTCATGGGCACGGGGGAAAAAGAATTATTATGCAACACAAGACACTGATCATATGTATCGTCCTGGGATAGAAGAACAACGTCGCTTTTTATCAAGTTTGACAGGGTTCTCGAGTGCTGAAGATGATGAACATTTTAGTGGATCTTCAGATCCATATATGCGTGTTgaagagaaaataaaaaattagggCATGGGGGGTCACCATCAATTTCAGTTTGCAGATGATTCGAGAAATTACCATTGGAGCTCTCAAGATTTTGGTCGTGGTGCCATTGGATATAATGAACCAGACTTTGGGTATTCTCATGATTATAGCACAAGACATGATGATTTATCACCTCATGATTATGGATCACCTCAATTCACCGGTTCTAGGAATAATCAATTTGAGAGATTTTCTAATAGTGGCCgaaataaatatcataatcCTCAAGCACCAGCAGCCACTGGTATTAGACATGATGGTCATGGTTCTATATCTTCAAGTGAGGCCAGTAATTCTTTTTGTTGGGATCGAATAGGGGTAATCGTTgtgctacaatagctcggttcttgaaatattgaataccgatgaattaaatcgagtttggttaaaaaccaagcggaagatactcaaaataatccttcgtagaaactgattaaatattttgtaaaccatttaaaatatatgcaagttgaatgagtaaaaatattttagttgaagtattttatcaaatacttggtatgcaatattttgtatttgaagaacacataaaatgcttcaaccatgcatccttaaaacaatttaaatgataagtaaatacaataaacaaatagacatgaatttgtttatggatgttcggagatttcaaacactcctacgtcaccctttcttacccttgggaaggattcactagaagactttgatttatacaacactttgtacaaacccattcagctaggacttacccactgcctaaactgaactcctaacactcaagattgtaggcagcacacctcacaatcagtatattgtttaatgtctcatatgcaaagactacatacacaagtatATTgtatttgtgcaagactcactcaactaaactttgaagttcaactctcttatatatgtgtgagtgattgtatgtgaggaatttatcctttaaagtgtacatctcaaatgtatcctcacacaagagcttgtgctctcaactagctgatttcttcatgctaactgctattgctttgaatccacttcaaaagctttttttttatcttcaatatgttgtatttataaaccccaacaatgatatatacgttagacacaagaatatgatccTTTGGAAAGTTTATGTaatgtttctgaaattgcaacggtcaaattcaacTTGCTagacattttcccgactggtcaactctggtcaactgatCAAGTCtgatcaactcaactggtcgttcagttcaactggtcagcagctggttcagttcagtccagttggtcaactgctggttcagttcagctggtgtgctgaaatcagcctagctgatttcagtttgtgcagtaCCAGTAGCTttatcgtcatttatcagcatcgtaagcttcgattcagactttaacttctgaagatgatttgtagatctttgtcttatctttccaacgcatactgaatcgcttcatttcgataaccgagctgagagatatgaccaaaatacctcagctgctcaaacccgactgattgctgttttcgtgtgatcagttcggtaattgagcattcagttagaccatgataacatccgatttttgcccaactgacgcgAGATATGACTTGTTctaaattgagttttctgatcagtccaattggcggattgtcatttgaatccTCCAActgggagatatcatcaaaacaccgaagttcgccagaaattcagtttgtgcagaattcggtttcagtttgcttcttgtgttaacAAATTCACACTTGAGtagatatgttagaaacacaataacaagttttgttaacatcaaattcaagattgcgaacttgaaaagttccaacatttTGGACATCAAGAATTTGGAGACTACCATCGACGTGACGATACATTATTAAATTCTCCCTCATTACACCATATGCATTCAGTTTCAAATCCACTATTCAATGCATATCCACTAGGACAATTTAACAATGGTTTATATCAGCAACCATATGGTGGAGATCAATTTTCTCAACTGAATCCCGAAGAAGAATACACTAATGATTTTGTTTCTCCACGTCATTCCTCATGGTATTAGTCTCGATGATATAATATTTACATGTACTTTTCTATATAAATGTTTGTTTTCATCAACTTATATTTCATTTCTCATTGTTATTTTATTATCATATGATATGAGTCATTTAATAAGCTTAACATTAATTTCACTAGGAACATTGGAAAACAAAGCACATCGGTTGATGTGAGATGGTGAATCTTGAGTCTTCTTCCCGTTGCATCCATCAATGAAAGACTAATAAAGAAGAGACCGCAAGTCAactatttttattgaaaaattttctttacaaattGTGAAAAAAAACTAagttaattataaaatatttctaTTTCAATTGATGTTAAATAATTTGTAACATCACTTTATATAAGATTTGATGCTTATTTATTAGTCTATCACTTTAAATTGATTCAAATTTGTGTGAACTTATATATATCCAatcgaaaatattttaaagtctaattaattaaatacaaataatttttaatagtatatttaatttttgatatggttggaaattttttaaatataatgacgATATAAATTGTGttcaataatattttaatttcttatttacatcaaataatctatttaaatgatatttattttaattttcatatttctaaatattttccaaaatttttaatttttatatatttataataattttttttaaatatccgTTCCGCGACTGTTCCGCGAAATTTCATTGTAACTGGAAAGTTAGCATCCGTTCCGATCTCCGCGACCGTGACAACGAACCATGGTTCTATCATGATTTGGATGTAGCAAGAGTCCTTCAAGATGGTCCATGGACTTTTGACCAATACTTTTTTGTACTGGCTCAACTTCATTTTTGTATGATGTTCAGATTCCTCTTGTCCAATGTTTTAATTCAGCAaagttaaaaaaacaaaatactcTATGTAGAGGTGGCCACATCAGATCATAGCGCCATTTTTCTGAAGGTGGTTGTTGATACTAGAAAAAAATCAAAGGTTTTTGGCTTTGAGAATGCTTGGCTTTTGGAACCGGAGTGTCGTGAGGTGGTCTGGGAATGATGGACAAAAGGGAATGGAGAAGATATTCAAAGGCAACTAGCGATATGTGGCAAGTACTTAGAGATTTGGGGCAACAAAGTTAAATGAAGATTTAAGCATGAGATAAGCCACTGCagagaaaatttgaaatttctGAAGAGAATGAGAAGTGATTTGGCTGATGCACAAATAGTGGAAACCAAACACTAGCTGGATCGTCTATTAGCTCAAGAGGAAGCACTTTGGAAGAAGCGTGCAAAACTATTTTGGCTTCATGCAGGCGATGCTAATACCAGACTTTTTTCATAATTATGGTTCTTCTCGTGGATGGAAAAGCACTATTGTACAGCTTAAAGATGATACAGGAAGGAGCTGTTCTTAGTGTAGGTGTCTATGAACCAATTTTGGCGTAGGCTTTATTACGTCTAATgtaaaaaaaatctttattttaataatattttacgatttcatTCAATTATTTCATTTACTTTATTTATACACTAATGTAAACTGgatagataaagtctttgaatatATAAGAGATACCATGAGATTTACCTTTCAaagtaagatcatgaaactcaggAAACATAACATATATTCTAATCAGGTTTCCTAATcgaatcagccgcctaaaatTAGGGTAAATGtggcttgagcttgagacttaTATCTGTGATATAGAAGTCGTATTTCAATAGTAAGGGCATAGTCCATTCATACAAATGAATGATCATTTGATGATATACTGAATAACTTCCCATTGGAATGTCCAAGTAGTTATCAT
This is a stretch of genomic DNA from Primulina eburnea isolate SZY01 chromosome 11, ASM2296580v1, whole genome shotgun sequence. It encodes these proteins:
- the LOC140804952 gene encoding uncharacterized protein, which encodes MEPLVKVLKLVDQDNKPTLSIIYEAMDRAKLSIKESVKDWQLYWDVIDKRWYNQLHQHLHAAAYFLNSMLQYSGTCVYTDEVRRGLKTVIKRLEPDLNTQDAMINEIKLFTEQI